Proteins encoded within one genomic window of Spirulina major PCC 6313:
- a CDS encoding UDP-N-acetylmuramoyl-tripeptide--D-alanyl-D-alanine ligase, producing MTVDLALRQLNAILNTTATGAIADRPITGITTDTRTLAPGNLFVALQGENFDGHGFLGIAQERGAIAAIVQTPAPDLTIPQFPVPNTLTAYQTLGRWWRQQFTIPIIGITGSVGKTTTKELIAAVLGHSGNVHKTQKNYNNEIGVPKTLLQLTPEHDYAVIEMAMRGPGEIAELTEIAIPTIGLITNVGTAHIGRLGSEQAIANAKCELLATMPRHSIALLNADNARLMRTAPQFWQGETLTYGLTAGDLHGELLNPHTLRVQGQDFPLPLPGEHNASNYLAALAIAQLLGLDWQPLQAGLVVELPGGRSKRIDLPGDVTLLDETYNAGYESMVAALQLLKATPGSRHIAVLGTMKELGDAADRLHRQVGQTAADLGIDQLIVLVDDPDAQGIVVGAGSVPCQVCHTHSEIIDVLKTIIKGGDRILFKASNSVGLSQVVAQAQTLSPNR from the coding sequence ATGACGGTGGATCTCGCATTACGTCAACTGAACGCGATTTTAAACACCACAGCCACGGGCGCGATCGCTGACCGTCCGATCACAGGCATCACCACCGATACCCGCACCCTCGCACCGGGCAATCTGTTCGTGGCGTTGCAGGGGGAGAATTTTGACGGCCATGGGTTTTTAGGGATAGCCCAGGAACGAGGGGCGATCGCTGCCATTGTCCAAACCCCCGCCCCCGATCTAACCATTCCGCAATTTCCCGTCCCCAACACCCTCACCGCCTACCAAACCCTAGGGCGCTGGTGGCGACAACAATTCACAATCCCGATCATTGGTATTACGGGATCAGTGGGCAAAACCACCACGAAGGAATTAATCGCCGCCGTTCTGGGCCACTCTGGCAACGTCCATAAAACCCAAAAAAACTACAACAACGAAATCGGCGTTCCGAAAACCCTCCTCCAACTCACCCCAGAGCATGATTACGCGGTGATTGAAATGGCCATGCGCGGCCCCGGCGAAATCGCCGAACTCACCGAAATTGCGATTCCCACTATCGGTTTAATTACCAATGTGGGAACGGCGCACATTGGCCGCTTGGGGTCGGAACAGGCGATCGCCAACGCCAAATGCGAACTCCTCGCCACCATGCCCCGCCACAGCATCGCCCTCCTCAACGCCGACAATGCCCGCCTGATGCGCACCGCCCCCCAATTTTGGCAAGGCGAAACCCTCACCTACGGCCTCACCGCTGGCGATTTACACGGGGAACTCCTCAACCCCCACACCCTCCGCGTCCAGGGCCAAGACTTCCCCCTCCCCCTACCGGGAGAACACAACGCCTCCAACTACCTCGCGGCGTTGGCGATCGCTCAACTCCTCGGCCTCGATTGGCAACCCCTCCAAGCTGGGCTAGTGGTTGAGCTACCCGGTGGACGCTCCAAACGCATCGACCTACCGGGGGATGTGACGCTACTCGATGAAACCTACAACGCGGGCTATGAATCGATGGTGGCCGCCCTCCAACTCCTCAAAGCAACCCCCGGATCGCGCCACATTGCTGTTTTAGGAACGATGAAAGAACTGGGCGACGCGGCCGATCGCCTCCATCGCCAAGTGGGCCAAACTGCCGCAGACTTGGGCATTGATCAATTAATCGTGTTGGTGGATGACCCCGACGCGCAGGGCATTGTTGTCGGGGCGGGGTCTGTTCCCTGTCAGGTGTGCCACACTCACAGCGAGATTATTGATGTTTTAAAAACGATAATTAAAGGGGGCGATCGCATCCTCTTCAAAGCCTCTAATTCCGTCGGTCTGAGCCAAGTGGTCGCCCAAGCGCAAACCCTCAGCCCAAACCGCTAA
- a CDS encoding tetratricopeptide repeat protein — protein MPKSYGPAPKSRAWELIEAILQFLDDGVKTPPERTPERLKVEWKRGNRLQVTTTLEDLAVLLYGKDWRQQPDKVKKNRQKELSERIRHYLGEFLEICDRHGGGPGVADWCITLQLWGQDLKTNQKGFDAAWQEKAPPKSPSRGRRTTVTVETEEFEPEASEEREPQLIFSEGLRAVPVWEGRDEVLARLAALVQGEGGPSVMVVAGQGGIGKTSLAVKLIEAVAAGFERVLFFRCQEGTTFDDLVGFLLGQGFGVDLAQLTTPGLQIGAVVQCLAQRCLVVVDNVESILAAEGHRAVSAELGRLLNAWVYQQHGSRVVLTSREVPADLGNLRYDDWEPDPELVQIEYLDGVTVPAGVKILQGYQSRDKLADLEWISQRVGGHALILQQLAAIGRKQPGYLRKHPEKVTRKIEPILEEQLNRQSEAAQVLLQKMCLLQTATDLQGLTFLRLYSDQLFPALQQASERNERLAFADEALEETEKIVKALVDSSLVQCQFDEERCEMLYSLHQLIEEFLQTLPVQLCDFFQQVDRFYKENPGSKRLKSPDETNVFALAVLFNLNVGNERELAALAEELMRRLLQWGHGSQVESQLMQNPAIANESDEVDALLGMGMFHRDLGNWDEAERLFQQALDIATTNHNSAGMATSWASLGYIENVRGNWDEAERLYRQCLAVEEELGDKSGMATSWASLGYIENVRGNWDEAERLYRQCLAVEEELGDKSGMATSWASLGYIENVRGNWDEAERLYRQSLALREELGDKSGMATSWGVLGDIERNRGNWDEAERLYRQCLAVEEELGDKSGMATSWGLLGDIERKRGNWDEAERLFRQSLALREELGDKSGMATSWGQLGDIERNRGNWDEAERLFRQCLAVEEELGDKSGMASSWGVLGDIERKRGNWDEAERLFRQSLALREELGDKSGMATSWGCLGETELGRGNLDQAETLLLEALEKMQELGMTWHIAETNFDLALLYRQRNDPDRAQQHYAIAHQLYTQLGAAKDLERIQQEW, from the coding sequence ATGCCTAAGAGTTACGGGCCTGCGCCCAAGTCCCGCGCTTGGGAGTTAATTGAGGCGATTTTGCAGTTTTTGGATGATGGAGTGAAAACGCCGCCGGAACGGACACCGGAACGCCTCAAGGTGGAATGGAAGCGGGGGAATCGGTTACAGGTGACGACGACGCTGGAGGATTTGGCGGTTCTGCTCTATGGGAAGGATTGGCGGCAGCAACCGGACAAGGTGAAGAAGAATCGGCAGAAGGAATTGAGTGAGCGGATTCGGCATTATTTAGGGGAGTTTTTGGAGATTTGCGATCGCCATGGGGGCGGCCCTGGGGTGGCGGATTGGTGCATCACGTTGCAGCTCTGGGGGCAGGATCTGAAAACGAATCAGAAGGGGTTTGACGCGGCATGGCAGGAGAAGGCTCCGCCCAAGTCTCCCAGTCGGGGGCGGCGGACGACGGTGACGGTGGAGACGGAGGAGTTTGAGCCGGAAGCATCGGAGGAGCGGGAGCCGCAGTTGATTTTTAGTGAGGGGTTGCGGGCGGTTCCGGTGTGGGAGGGGCGGGATGAGGTGTTGGCGCGGTTGGCGGCGTTGGTGCAGGGTGAGGGCGGGCCGTCGGTGATGGTGGTGGCGGGCCAGGGGGGGATTGGCAAGACGAGTTTGGCGGTGAAGTTGATTGAGGCGGTGGCGGCTGGGTTTGAGCGGGTGTTGTTTTTCCGCTGTCAGGAAGGGACAACGTTTGATGATCTGGTGGGGTTTCTTTTGGGTCAGGGGTTTGGGGTGGATCTGGCGCAGTTGACGACTCCGGGGTTACAGATTGGGGCGGTGGTGCAGTGTTTGGCGCAGCGGTGTTTGGTGGTGGTGGATAATGTGGAGTCAATTTTGGCGGCGGAGGGTCATCGAGCCGTTTCGGCGGAGTTGGGGCGGTTGTTGAATGCTTGGGTCTATCAGCAGCATGGTTCGCGGGTGGTGCTGACGAGTCGGGAGGTTCCGGCGGATTTGGGGAATTTACGCTATGACGATTGGGAACCTGATCCAGAGTTGGTACAGATTGAGTATTTAGATGGGGTGACTGTTCCCGCAGGGGTGAAAATTCTTCAGGGCTATCAATCGCGGGATAAACTCGCGGATTTGGAATGGATTTCTCAACGGGTTGGCGGCCATGCCCTAATTTTGCAACAACTCGCGGCGATTGGTCGCAAGCAACCTGGTTATTTACGCAAGCATCCCGAAAAAGTGACCCGAAAAATTGAGCCAATTTTAGAAGAACAGTTAAACCGCCAATCCGAAGCGGCGCAGGTTTTGTTACAGAAAATGTGCCTGTTACAGACGGCCACCGATTTACAAGGGCTAACGTTCCTCCGCTTATACTCTGATCAATTATTCCCCGCACTACAGCAAGCCAGTGAACGAAATGAGCGGTTAGCCTTTGCAGATGAAGCACTAGAAGAGACCGAAAAAATCGTAAAAGCACTGGTAGACAGTAGTTTAGTGCAATGTCAGTTTGATGAAGAACGGTGCGAGATGCTGTATAGCTTGCACCAACTGATTGAGGAGTTTTTACAAACGCTACCCGTCCAGTTATGCGACTTTTTCCAACAGGTAGACAGGTTCTACAAGGAAAATCCTGGCAGCAAACGGTTGAAATCCCCAGATGAGACTAATGTTTTTGCTCTTGCTGTGTTGTTCAATCTCAATGTCGGTAATGAACGAGAACTCGCGGCGTTAGCTGAAGAGTTAATGCGTCGCTTGCTTCAATGGGGGCATGGTAGTCAAGTGGAAAGCCAGTTGATGCAAAACCCAGCGATCGCCAATGAAAGCGATGAAGTCGATGCCCTATTGGGTATGGGTATGTTTCATCGTGATTTAGGGAATTGGGATGAGGCTGAACGACTGTTTCAACAAGCTCTAGACATTGCAACCACCAATCATAATTCTGCTGGCATGGCGACCTCTTGGGCAAGTTTAGGATATATCGAGAACGTCCGAGGGAACTGGGATGAGGCCGAACGTCTCTATCGGCAATGTTTAGCCGTGGAAGAGGAATTGGGGGATAAATCCGGCATGGCGACCTCTTGGGCAAGTTTAGGATATATCGAGAACGTCCGAGGGAACTGGGATGAGGCCGAACGTCTCTATCGGCAATGTTTAGCCGTGGAAGAGGAATTGGGGGATAAATCCGGCATGGCGACCTCTTGGGCAAGTTTAGGATATATCGAGAACGTCCGAGGGAACTGGGATGAGGCCGAACGTCTCTATCGGCAATCTTTAGCTCTGCGAGAGGAATTGGGGGATAAATCCGGGATGGCTACCTCTTGGGGGGTGTTAGGAGACATCGAGCGCAACCGAGGGAACTGGGATGAGGCCGAACGTCTCTATCGGCAATGTTTAGCCGTGGAAGAGGAATTGGGGGATAAATCCGGGATGGCTACCTCTTGGGGGCTGTTAGGAGACATCGAGCGCAAGCGAGGGAACTGGGATGAGGCCGAACGTCTCTTTCGGCAATCTTTAGCTCTGCGAGAGGAATTGGGGGATAAATCCGGGATGGCTACCTCTTGGGGGCAGTTAGGAGACATCGAGCGCAACCGAGGGAACTGGGATGAGGCCGAACGTCTCTTTCGGCAATGTTTAGCCGTGGAAGAGGAATTGGGGGATAAATCCGGGATGGCTTCCTCTTGGGGGGTGTTAGGAGACATCGAGCGCAAGCGAGGGAACTGGGATGAGGCCGAACGTCTCTTTCGGCAATCTTTAGCCCTGCGAGAGGAATTGGGGGATAAATCCGGGATGGCGACCTCTTGGGGGTGTTTGGGTGAAACTGAATTAGGACGTGGGAACTTAGACCAAGCGGAAACCTTATTGTTAGAAGCTCTTGAAAAAATGCAAGAACTGGGGATGACTTGGCATATTGCCGAAACTAACTTTGATTTAGCCCTTCTCTACCGCCAACGCAACGACCCCGATCGCGCCCAACAGCATTACGCGATCGCCCACCAACTCTATACCCAACTCGGAGCCGCCAAAGACCTCGAACGCATCCAACAAGAATGGTAA
- a CDS encoding antitoxin family protein, whose protein sequence is MQQTIKAIHENGILRPLQSLDLSEGQEVELVITSPDQIDPRQMLQLASAVYQEFSPEQIDDIEKIALDRQNFFKESVNS, encoded by the coding sequence ATGCAACAAACAATCAAAGCAATCCATGAAAACGGCATCCTCCGCCCACTTCAAAGCTTAGACTTATCCGAAGGGCAAGAAGTCGAGCTAGTGATTACATCACCCGATCAAATCGATCCCCGCCAAATGCTTCAACTAGCATCCGCAGTCTATCAAGAATTTTCCCCAGAACAAATTGACGACATTGAAAAAATTGCTCTAGATCGTCAAAACTTTTTTAAAGAATCAGTGAATTCATGA
- a CDS encoding allophycocyanin, giving the protein MSIVTKSIVNADAEARYLSPGELGRIKAFVTSGEARLRIAQTLSESRERIVKEAGDKLFQQRPDVVSPGGNAYGEEMTATCLRDLDYYLRLVTYGVVAGDTTPIEEIGLVGALEMYKSLGTPVAAVALGITKMKEVASGMMSADDAAEASAYFDYVVGAMQ; this is encoded by the coding sequence ATGAGTATCGTCACGAAATCCATCGTGAATGCTGATGCAGAAGCTCGCTACCTCAGCCCCGGTGAGTTAGGCCGCATCAAAGCATTCGTCACCAGTGGTGAAGCCCGTCTGCGCATTGCTCAGACCTTATCTGAATCTCGCGAACGCATCGTTAAAGAAGCAGGCGACAAACTGTTCCAACAACGCCCTGACGTGGTTTCCCCCGGTGGAAATGCTTACGGCGAAGAAATGACCGCCACCTGCCTGCGGGACTTGGACTACTACCTCCGCCTCGTGACCTACGGAGTTGTTGCTGGCGATACCACCCCGATCGAAGAAATCGGTTTGGTTGGTGCTCTTGAAATGTACAAATCCTTGGGCACTCCCGTTGCAGCCGTTGCCTTGGGCATCACCAAGATGAAGGAAGTTGCTTCTGGAATGATGTCTGCGGACGATGCTGCTGAAGCTTCGGCCTACTTCGACTACGTTGTCGGTGCAATGCAATAG
- the rpsO gene encoding 30S ribosomal protein S15, whose product MTITQDRKQQLIVEYQAHETDTGCSDIQIAVMTERINNLTTHLKTNKKDHSSRRGLLKLIGKRRRLLNYIQSHDYAHYQELIGRLGIRR is encoded by the coding sequence ATGACCATTACCCAAGACCGAAAACAGCAACTCATCGTCGAATACCAAGCCCACGAAACCGACACCGGCTGCTCTGATATTCAAATCGCGGTGATGACGGAACGGATTAATAATCTCACCACCCATCTCAAAACCAACAAGAAAGACCACTCCTCCCGTCGGGGTCTACTGAAGCTGATTGGTAAACGTCGCCGCCTCCTCAACTACATCCAATCCCACGACTATGCCCACTACCAAGAATTGATTGGTCGTCTCGGTATCCGTCGTTAA
- the apcB gene encoding allophycocyanin subunit beta, with protein MQDAITSVINSADVQGKYLDGSAMDKLKGYFASGQLRVRAAGVISANAAGIVKEAVAKSLLYSDITRPGGNMYTTRRYAACIRDLDYYLRYSTYAMLAGDPSILDERVLNGLKETYNSLGVPVGATVQAIQAMKEVTASLVGADAGKEMGVYFDYICSGLS; from the coding sequence ATGCAAGACGCAATTACTTCTGTTATCAATTCTGCTGACGTTCAAGGTAAGTACCTTGACGGCTCCGCAATGGACAAGCTCAAAGGCTACTTCGCGAGTGGTCAACTCCGGGTTCGCGCCGCTGGCGTAATCAGCGCCAACGCTGCTGGGATCGTCAAAGAAGCTGTGGCTAAGTCCCTGCTGTACTCTGACATCACCCGTCCCGGCGGCAACATGTACACCACCCGTCGTTATGCTGCTTGCATTCGCGACTTGGACTACTACCTCCGCTATTCCACCTACGCGATGTTGGCTGGCGATCCTTCCATCCTCGATGAGCGCGTGCTCAACGGTTTGAAAGAAACCTACAACTCCTTGGGCGTTCCCGTGGGTGCAACGGTGCAAGCCATCCAAGCCATGAAAGAAGTGACCGCTAGCTTAGTCGGCGCTGACGCTGGCAAAGAAATGGGCGTGTACTTCGACTACATCTGCTCTGGCTTAAGCTAA
- a CDS encoding type II toxin-antitoxin system Phd/YefM family antitoxin translates to MTVNLRHIHPLSDFQRGAKAFLATLKETQAPMVLTVNGKAAVVVQDAESYQQLLDRVALLESVAGIRQSVAEFEQGQGVPLID, encoded by the coding sequence ATGACTGTTAATCTTCGGCACATCCATCCGCTCTCAGACTTTCAGCGTGGAGCCAAGGCATTTTTAGCAACCTTAAAAGAGACACAAGCGCCGATGGTATTGACGGTCAATGGAAAGGCGGCGGTGGTCGTTCAAGATGCCGAAAGTTATCAACAGTTGCTTGACCGTGTGGCCCTGTTGGAGTCGGTCGCAGGAATTCGCCAGAGTGTCGCGGAGTTTGAGCAGGGGCAAGGTGTTCCCCTGATTGACTGA
- a CDS encoding toxin-antitoxin system TumE family protein, which translates to MNLAQYMTKIKNKLSASKIIATIEIVDERTLRDRGYFRARLILTNSDFLEIAESFTLENNQPSTLDYRYQWMDSSKQILRKRWDSVKHFPDLPNFPHHIHIHSENNVKPGKSRNILEFIDFMESELH; encoded by the coding sequence ATGAATTTAGCGCAATATATGACAAAAATCAAAAACAAACTCTCCGCCAGCAAAATTATTGCTACAATTGAAATTGTTGATGAACGAACCTTACGTGATCGCGGCTATTTTCGCGCACGCTTAATTCTCACAAATAGCGACTTCCTAGAAATCGCTGAATCTTTCACCCTTGAAAACAATCAACCTTCAACCTTAGATTATCGTTATCAGTGGATGGATTCATCAAAACAAATACTGAGAAAACGATGGGATAGCGTTAAACACTTTCCCGATTTACCAAATTTTCCCCATCATATTCATATTCATTCAGAAAACAACGTCAAACCTGGAAAATCTCGCAATATTTTAGAATTTATCGATTTTATGGAATCTGAACTGCATTAA
- the aroF gene encoding 3-deoxy-7-phosphoheptulonate synthase, with the protein MIVVMRIGSPEEEVNRLCEGFEEWGLTPEKIVGKHKVVIGLVGDTADLDEQQIRERSHWIETVLRVERPYKRASREFRHGEASEVWVNTPDGKVAIGEHHPVVVVAGPCSVENEEMIIATAKAVKASGAKFLRGGAYKPRTSPYAFQGHGESALGLLAAAREASGLGIITEVMDTADVEKVSEVADVVQVGARNMQNFSLLKKVGAQDKPVLLKRGMSSTIDEWLMAAEYVLAAGNPNVILCERGLRTFDRSYTRNTLDIAVVPVLRSLTHLPIMLDPSHGTGSSAYVPAMAKACIAAGTDSLMIEVHPNPAKALSDGPQSLTPERFAALMQELSVIGNAVQRWSVPEAALV; encoded by the coding sequence ATGATTGTTGTTATGCGCATCGGTTCACCGGAAGAAGAAGTGAATCGTCTCTGTGAAGGATTTGAAGAGTGGGGCTTGACTCCCGAAAAAATCGTCGGTAAGCACAAAGTCGTCATTGGCCTCGTCGGTGACACAGCGGATCTTGATGAACAGCAGATTCGAGAACGCAGCCACTGGATTGAAACGGTGCTGCGCGTTGAACGTCCTTACAAGCGAGCCAGCCGCGAATTCCGCCATGGTGAAGCCAGCGAAGTCTGGGTCAACACCCCTGACGGCAAAGTCGCGATCGGTGAGCATCATCCGGTGGTGGTGGTGGCGGGGCCCTGCTCCGTCGAAAATGAAGAGATGATCATCGCGACGGCGAAAGCGGTGAAGGCTTCCGGTGCTAAATTTCTGCGCGGCGGTGCCTACAAACCCCGCACTTCCCCCTATGCTTTCCAAGGTCACGGCGAAAGTGCCCTCGGCCTCTTAGCCGCTGCCCGTGAAGCCTCTGGTTTAGGGATTATTACGGAAGTGATGGATACGGCGGATGTGGAAAAAGTGAGTGAAGTGGCGGATGTGGTGCAAGTGGGCGCTCGCAATATGCAAAACTTCTCGCTCCTCAAGAAAGTCGGCGCTCAAGATAAGCCTGTTCTGCTGAAGCGTGGCATGTCCTCCACCATTGATGAATGGTTGATGGCGGCGGAATATGTGTTGGCGGCGGGAAATCCGAATGTGATTCTCTGTGAACGGGGTCTACGGACGTTTGACCGCTCCTACACGCGCAACACGTTGGATATTGCGGTGGTGCCAGTGCTGCGATCGCTCACCCACCTGCCGATCATGCTTGACCCCAGCCACGGCACGGGCAGTTCTGCCTATGTTCCGGCGATGGCGAAAGCCTGTATTGCAGCGGGAACCGATTCCCTGATGATCGAAGTTCACCCCAATCCGGCGAAAGCCCTCTCCGATGGGCCGCAATCCCTCACCCCTGAACGGTTTGCCGCCCTGATGCAAGAGCTATCCGTGATCGGTAATGCAGTGCAACGTTGGTCTGTACCAGAAGCAGCCCTAGTGTAA
- the mnmA gene encoding tRNA 2-thiouridine(34) synthase MnmA, producing the protein MNKVVVGLSGGVDSSVTAALLHHQGYEVIGLTLWLMKGKGQCCSDGMVDAAALCEQLGIPYHVVDSREVFEAEIVNYLVSGYEAGITPLPCSQCNRAVKFGPMVNYAQQEWGCDRIATGHYARIQYDAGSDRYQLRRAVDLNKDQSYFLYDLSQEMLAHTIFPLGEVTKEETRRLAAQYNLHTAAKPESQDLCLIEAHGSMQTFLDQYIGHSEGDIVTPDGTVLGKHTGIHHYTIGQRKGLGIAAPHPLYVMKLDPVRNQVIVGSREEATRPTCTVSHVNWVSIAPPTAPIRCLGRVRYRSPAVPVTAIPLESDRLKLVFDDPQFSITPGQAAVLYDDDLVLGGGIIERFMEDSAVTG; encoded by the coding sequence ATGAATAAGGTCGTAGTGGGACTTTCGGGGGGCGTTGACAGTTCTGTAACTGCGGCGTTGCTCCATCACCAAGGGTATGAGGTGATTGGGTTGACCCTCTGGCTGATGAAAGGGAAGGGGCAATGCTGTTCCGATGGGATGGTAGATGCAGCCGCGCTCTGCGAGCAATTGGGCATTCCCTACCATGTGGTGGACAGTCGGGAGGTGTTTGAAGCCGAGATTGTGAACTATTTAGTGTCGGGGTATGAAGCGGGGATTACGCCGCTGCCCTGTTCCCAATGTAATCGGGCGGTGAAATTTGGCCCGATGGTGAATTATGCCCAGCAGGAATGGGGGTGCGATCGCATCGCCACCGGCCACTATGCTCGGATTCAATACGATGCGGGGAGCGATCGCTACCAACTGCGCCGCGCCGTCGATCTCAATAAAGATCAATCCTACTTCCTCTACGACCTCAGCCAGGAAATGCTCGCCCATACAATCTTTCCCCTCGGTGAAGTCACCAAAGAGGAAACCCGCCGCCTCGCCGCCCAATACAACCTCCACACCGCCGCCAAACCCGAAAGCCAAGACCTTTGTTTGATCGAGGCCCACGGTTCCATGCAAACCTTCTTGGATCAATATATCGGCCACAGCGAGGGCGACATTGTCACCCCCGACGGCACTGTGCTGGGCAAACATACCGGCATCCATCACTACACCATCGGCCAACGGAAAGGCCTCGGCATCGCCGCCCCCCATCCCCTCTATGTGATGAAACTCGATCCGGTCCGCAATCAGGTGATCGTCGGTAGCCGCGAAGAAGCCACCCGCCCCACCTGCACCGTGAGCCACGTCAATTGGGTATCCATTGCGCCCCCCACCGCCCCGATTCGCTGCCTCGGTCGGGTGCGCTATCGATCGCCCGCTGTGCCCGTGACGGCGATCCCCTTAGAGAGCGATCGCCTCAAACTCGTCTTTGATGACCCCCAATTCAGCATCACCCCCGGCCAGGCGGCTGTGCTGTATGATGACGACCTCGTTTTAGGGGGCGGGATTATTGAGCGATTTATGGAAGATAGTGCGGTAACGGGGTGA
- a CDS encoding PAM68 family protein, with protein sequence MSEDSQRKTLPFEPRRKRNKAAKPAAPVVTPESRQAASLSAIPDVVSRRMIRRMALFCGVPSGLGVASFFIFYWVVSHDWFDIPPYAVFAATLGLFGLGVVGLSYGILSTSWDENRVGGWLGWQEFTLNAKRLFEAWREARRSTRSAKNPDPS encoded by the coding sequence ATGTCTGAAGATTCTCAACGTAAGACCCTCCCGTTTGAGCCTCGTCGCAAGCGAAACAAGGCCGCGAAACCTGCCGCCCCCGTGGTCACGCCCGAAAGTCGCCAAGCGGCTTCACTCTCGGCTATTCCCGATGTGGTGAGCCGCCGGATGATTCGGCGCATGGCATTGTTTTGTGGCGTGCCTTCGGGGTTGGGGGTGGCCAGCTTTTTTATTTTTTACTGGGTGGTGAGCCATGATTGGTTTGATATCCCACCCTATGCCGTCTTTGCGGCAACCTTGGGGCTGTTTGGCTTGGGGGTCGTTGGGTTGAGTTATGGCATTCTGTCAACTTCGTGGGATGAAAACCGTGTGGGTGGCTGGTTGGGTTGGCAAGAGTTCACCCTGAATGCAAAACGGTTATTTGAGGCCTGGCGTGAGGCACGTCGCAGTACCCGGTCTGCCAAAAATCCAGACCCCTCTTGA
- a CDS encoding phycobilisome linker polypeptide → MRMFRVTACVPSQTRIRTQRELQNTYFTKLVPYDNWFREQQRIMKMGGKIVKVELATGKQGTNTGLK, encoded by the coding sequence ATGCGTATGTTTCGAGTGACGGCTTGTGTTCCAAGCCAAACCCGCATCCGGACTCAAAGAGAATTACAGAATACATACTTTACTAAGCTGGTTCCCTATGACAACTGGTTCCGCGAGCAACAGCGGATCATGAAAATGGGCGGCAAAATTGTCAAGGTTGAATTGGCAACGGGCAAGCAAGGCACCAACACTGGTTTGAAATAA